ACTCATGCATGGCAATCCTTGTCTTCTCCACTTTTCTCCTTCTCTTCTTCACCTTCCTTTCCCTTATCATCCACATCATTAATAATTGGGATCATGTATACTTCACACGTTCCCGATGGGCTCATCACAACAACGTTTTCCATTTGCTCTAGTGCATGCTCCTCAGTTATAACCACCTTCTCTTTAGCTCCATCATTGTATATGGCATATAGCAACATCTGAAGTAATCCCAAAGCAAAGCCCAACACATTTGGGATCTGCACATATAAGACcaacaaaaaaagaaatgagaaagaaaaaatcaTCCATTAATATGATTTGAATGTTAAAATATTTGTTACACAATGTTAACATAGTAGTGCTATGATTATATACTTACAACAATGCAAATGTCTTTAAGAAAGACATCATAGACAAACCACATTACAGCACTTAGAGTGAGGAAAAATGATAAGTAAAATGGCATAAACTCTACGCTCTTCGTTCGAATAACCCGCGCCTGCAAATCAATAAATCACTTGATGAATAATGAGAGTTGTTAGAAATatgatataaaattatattcacGTGTCTTTTTTATTAAACAATTTAAGTTTACTTATCATTTTTCCTCACTCTAAGTGTTGTAATGTGGTTTGTCTATGGTGTCTTTCTTAAAGACATTTGCATTGTTGTAAGTATATAGTCATAGCACTACTATATTAACATTGTGTAACAAATATTTTAACATTCAAATCATATTAATGGAtgattttttctttctcatttctttACTTCAAGCTAaacttttaacattttttttctgaatgttTTTGTCTAACATTTTTAGACACTCAATAATTTCATGTGTTTTTTGTCTCTCATCATAATGCCTTTTTTGGTTTTAGTCCTTCGTCAGAGCAATTGTGGGTTTTCTTGAGGCCTCATCATTTATTGAAAAACATATTCCCTAATTGCCCCCTTTGAGCCTGAAATTTATATTTCTTTCTACCCTGGAACAACTGGAATATCTAACTTAGAAGTGTTTGTAAATTTGCGTTGAGcaggaaaaaaattgaaagttgaGTCCCTTTCTACCAAAAATTATGCAGAAAAAAAATAGTGCAGAAAAAATAAGCAAAgggcagaaaaaaaaaagaggaaaatgaCAAAAGTCATGTGtgcttaaaagaaaaagaaaaattaaaagcaCTTAGCAAAAGCATAAGTAGAAAGGGGGGAAACTCAGATTTGTTCTTAATAGTCTGCTTGGTTTGAAATGTTTTAAATAATCACTCACTAAGGCTTTGAAAAACAATAATGAGCCCTTTGAATTCCCTTTCCTTGGTTATCCTACCTTAGCCCAGCCAAGTTACATCCTTGATTCGGTCTCACTGCTCTTTTATTCatgctttgtttgatgtgattGATAACCAGAGTCAAGGTTTTGTACATGTTTGTCAGATGCACCCCTAAAATGGTAAGATGAGTGCTCAAGTGAGATTTGATGAACTCTTGTTAGTTTTGTTATGTTTGCTTATTATCCTTGTGAAAGATTTGTGTTCAACTAATCTCATTTGTTTGATGTGCTTTGATTCTGAAGAATTGACTAGTTGATGCTAATGGTAAgtgtgcttgaggacaagcaatTATCTTtccgcttgaggacaagctgccgttgagtatagcGGTGTGATGTGCATGAGATTAGTGTTAATTATCAGGGTCTTTTACTTGCTTTTTAGGTAGTTTTTAGGAATAAAATGGAGAATAATAATGGATTGCAGTTGTGCTTAATGTTTATGCTCTTTGCATTGTGGCCTGAGTATTTTCTAAGTCTTTTTGAGCTATATTCCTATGATTTGGTGCTTTTAATCCTTTGGTTCAGTGTGCAGGATAATGATTAAGTTGTTTGTTGAAGAACCATTGGAGAAGTCAAGATTTATCAAGTTTAGATCAATGAGGAATGAAgcttgaagatgaagaatgttTTTGGTCCCTTTTGGAATGCAATTGGAAGGGTGCAAAGAGTGGTCAAGCCTCTAGAAGCTCACGCATGAGCGTGAGTCAAGGCCACGGTCATGCGTGGCAAGGCGGTGCTTTCAAATTCAAATGGTTTGGTCTCTGGAAGGCTACGCATGAGCGTAGTCCCCTTGCTCGCTCATGCGTAGCAAGTCGGTGGGAGCAGTTTCAAGTGGCTTTGGCTCGGTCAAGCTACGCATGAGCGTAGCACCCTGCTCGCTCATGCGTAGTTTTGAATTGGAAATCTACATCATATCTTTTAAGCCACACTCAACATTATTTActctataaatatataatttcgTGGTCATTGTTAGACACACTGAAATTAGGATTTACAAAGAGtgttttagagagagaagttcCAGTTAAGTGCTTatttgcccagaatcaattatgggtTGTAatttagccatgcttggctaaacctctTTCTACTTGGGGTGGAGAAACCTCGTCAATGGTAATGTAATCTCTCATCTCTTTGGTATCAATAAAGTTTTTATGTGTTTCTATATCTTCTCCCCGTTCTTAATTAGTTTGGTGCGCAACAAACTTCTCACTTTAATTATTCGTAACGACAGTTGGGGTATTTGAGGGGATCATGGGATTAGGTAATTGAACTTACTATCGCCGAGACATCGGGATAGAACTTTGATGTGGTGACCCGAATTGCATGCTCTTAAACCTTTATTAGGACATACAAACGCTAGGACACTAGGTTTGATCTCAGAATAAAGAGTTCCATCTCGCTAGGACACTAGGTTTTGGGAATACAGGTTATATCACTAGAACACATTAAAACATTGCACTTATTGATGcctttgatttgatgttacattacTTGCCATTGGTAGACTCCacctgtaaggcccaagtttttcagtttataccaagtgaataaattcttattcaccagtaggtttgatgcatggcgaagggaaacctgaacaagagtttagtaaatgaaataaatgtatgaaggagaaagttcaggaaaagtctaaggattgtatcgaagtcgatttaagttatagcacgactaatattcgcatttaaaacctaggacaagaaccttaggaaacaaaactatgttccagctttggaacactataggaatataatttccaacaaacttccagctttggtaggaatttagtccaaaaatctttagagaaatattataacttctctttttccatatatcacaatcatttcgaggcgaaactctaggatctacgaacgtccgattccaatcatcggaagtttgccgaaaccgaatccctggtttttcaaaaccctagaatcaaccgtcaatgaagactttttctattcagagcttcaaatgaagattctacacgcgtgcacccatttctcttgatgatttcaatctttcttcagaaggaagttttccattccgacattcgatgcaaaaagtaacttatcgggtaaaatagttttacaccgactttgcattagtcacctaaaatataaggagacctcattttagttttggaattatttcgccaaaacctatcttagaattcatggagaatgaagccggaaaaatcagattcgcgaaactttcattttaccgcgttttgccaacctctatatatagccaagaaatgagaaaatatcacaaatttccaccatttctctccaaaacctgcgaatttgctaagaggaagaaggaagaagagcttttgttcatttcttgcttgatcgtcgatcaatcagttgctacttcaaggcttcgaggtatagtcgctaatccttacctctgatcgctttttccatagcttttctgtagagttttctgagcggatagtttatgggtttttgcaaaactatcctgaatctttcatttctgattctaaacctcttccttatgcgcccaagatcacttctgccggattagattttccgttatgtcgccggaattccgccggaatcaatttgagcctaaaatacccatttttggagtttttggtgtaaagcttcaacctttaggctgaaaactatcgccttagcttagtgctagtaggattagttgtcataaacgtcgttggtgacgtccctgcaaaattttatttttgggatttcagttttgaaaatcctaagttaaaaatcatgaccaaaatacccctgcgacagtttttgatccgataatttttccgagttcagaatacccttagttacggcttatgaaagcataggaaccaagtttgatcgaagaaaaatcgagccccacaattaccaaaagtggccgagccctataggggaggaggaggaaaatttccttttccgaaaacttgtctttcgcgctagattatcgtaccttagagtatagattacttcgagtaaccttagtaagtatcgataacttagttttcgatagattctgatagtatttctgtggttttgctctaaaggtgattttgaggaattcccagaggagcaagcctttgattgtgaacgagtgttaggagatcgtcctggagaatctacaggtgagggcttctcactgaatctctagttaatgcttagggtcgatgtttcgacattgtttactgtttatgcactggaattgtgtgtgattggaaaatgttttctgaggcttcggctgacaatgtagatgatgcatctactgaatgtttttgatgagtgaatgacatgctaagtgctaattgggtaatttaggatgtgtggtgcatgccttatatgctaggtgctatgtggttattgcttaagatattgacatatgacatgttgattgattatgatgagttaattctgcttttgcactataatctgagtttctgaacggtgagaaaagcgggcaggtcatgccgattttattttgagagttttgagaaagcttgaaaggacgaatgagattcgggccttgttgtggtgttgtatggatcgagacattctctggagtcatttggggattagaagatcccgagaacttataggattcgcgataagactaaaaggataattattttgtaaagaaaactcataagacattaaacaacctctaaatctttaagtaatggtaataatctcggaaggaagctttggatgcaaatcatagttttggaaaacgagaagtgtcgtcggatcccagcattgagaaagttgaggggcttcgagtatgtagtgaaggtatgaaaaacggtagaaaggggggtttgaataacgttttcagtacaaaactaccaccttaaagattttaacaaatattttcgagaactaagtgcaaaagatagagatagaaaagcacacaaggattttatcctggttcacttgataaatcactcaagctactccagtccacccgttaaggtgatttcttccttcttagaatgaaggcaatccactaatcaggtaagagttacaactgcacttgaaacctacaagtgactaacaattacactgacttagctcacactaagattcactctcttagtcttctctaggatccgatcaaccttgatctcctaaaggaaaatcaaacaactgtttgaggttggtgtttacaagggtttgcttctgaataagctgagtgtaaactaaataaattacaggatgaaagaaagcttagaatattttgaatatcttgcgcgtgtgttgcttctcgtatttttttcttcgccgcttctttcaatcttcagcctctatatatactccaaggattagggttgagcgttgcatgggaaatgctaccgttggagggcagttctggaaaatccagcttctgctgtggctgagaacgttaggtaggtcgtcaggaaggtacacttgcttttgtacttggatagcgacttgaccttttaacctaggagacttctgatcagaggaatacttcatattggaacttgtgaagccggttgatcagagtcagagggaaagcacagatcctctgaccattgtatcttctgattctgaactcagagggaagaacatggccttcagagtttcttgcttctggacttcagagtttccactattcagcttctggatcttcagagtcttctacaccatcagaacatctgaaccttcagtgtttcttggttgtcagaacttctggatcatcagagcttctagcgactgagtcctcatcagagtttgtatagcttcagatcttctgaagcttttccactgttcatactgaacatggtgaatgcgaaagcgttgcttgggttaccctttatacacagtgcttctgatttgtgtgagattgagtcaaggtcagagcctgtaaatagcacactcagaaaaacacgttagagtaccacaattgttcatatcaaaaggttaacttgtaatcatcaaaacatagagttgtactactagatcaaaacttgatcttacaatctccccctttttgatgatgacaaaactaagatttttgatgaacaattcttaaacaataaactgaattcactcagagtttagagatataaaaaaaaacttatcctgatgtgaatagtttatcttgctcattctgaattcaagtcactgcttgattctgagcttagctccccctgaatctaatacttgatgaaaacgttagtaaagtctagattctgagctaaaaacatataagagttcagagtgaaaagcttatgacatagatgaaaaacgaataatcagagcgcataagtgatcagagtcatagaCAAGGTATCatagtcttgggtatcagagtcaacttagaatcacttcagaagaagtgaaatgtattccttgtatttgcccagtgacacatctatggtcatgaaggtggaactcttaaaatctccaaaagaaaaataagtcacactaacacatcttacacatcaaaaactgggtgtactccccctttttgtcataagcaaaaagcttggggtgtgaaaaacttagcttgaagtacaaggtactcccccttagagaaggtctaagtttaaaagaagatgaaaacgatgtaagaaacAGAGgtaggcgataataaatagaagagttaaagCAAGGGacgaacgtttaccaccggtcaagtgagtaaatagaagggtcagttaccaagaacttaacctcgagaaactgtaagagcattaactttcagagagaaagtgaaacctatataaagcgttggagagaaggtaagcttcacatctcgaataattttcagtaagaaaaatggcatcatacagaatggcattagaagagctcagaaggagggcttttgaggaagatatgttcctcaatattaggcatcccgatggtacaaagaccatacaagagctgacgaagacactgctggaagaagatcttggtccagagatggagaaaaatctgaaggagttcctctgcttcgtggaagagattcaggagctttgccggcgggagctgaatctgctggaagagaaggagactgtggaaaagagacttaagacgacagaagatagtctagagagagatgagctgagcatcaaactcggcaacatagagtatacactggatcgtctggagaaggaaagagtggagcagcgccaagaatgcagaagaatgaggaaggatcctccgttctagatatagggaataatgtatgatgaaaagaattatgatgtaaacatagaacaattatgaataaaacaggttttgcaaacatatgagacacaaatatatatagatatatgcatatagaatcacaaacgaacaaatgaaaataagtgattaaaaagaataaacagagtttaacaaaaaggaaaacaaagtaaacgaaagaagaaaaagaagagatcctaagactaaggtttgtcagtgcgtcgcagaagttccatcatcatttgcttcatctcaatcagcatggattcatgagtgtcaagacgttgttccatgaggtcgagtctggatgagcttgtctgagtagagctggaaggaacgttctgagcagcttgaggttctggaatggaagcagaagcagcaggagtaaacataactggtgcaagtcgctctgcctcagcctcagcttcaagacgctctgcctcaagtcttgcTTGtacagcctgagctgctgcttgacgtgcagcttcttcgtcttgttctttctttctcttggcttcttcaatggcttcaagaagcttgtttctctgttctagttcgtgaagagccaccctcctagcaaacctttgctttgcagcctcaatgctctgactgccctctgcatgcaggagctgcagcataacgggaaactgagccactagccaagtgctcaaattgttccactcatcagccacattgtcagcattctcactgagatcagtctgaccgtgcacattgcggagcctcaaggaggcgtcatgattgaaaatattgatgcactcagagagagatgtgggttgaaggtgagtatagggaatgatggagaggttgggtgcaggagaggctgggtgattgctgctatgagcttcagaggcaccttgtggagaaccaatgttaattatgggagcattgggttcagaggttccacggtgagggtctgaaatttcaaccagagggtgaggtgatctaaccgaggattggttagacactgattgttcaggttcagggtctggttgaattggctcttgttggtcagggacagggtgagcttgttggactaaggggtctgcctcttggataggattggccaagataggttcatctgggtcaactagacgtttaggtctagggccaggatattgcctagggcttggacatgtaaggtaatattcttccaaggcagataccttctctttcctaacctccatgaattttctaattgattcagaggtgttggagggaggagagtcaatcacattgatggggaaggatacaggtgtgaaggctgatgaagagtctgtatccgtgggtctgacagcaggacgtgctgatgctctgggagcagagtgatcagacgttctgggttgtggttctgttgggttgggttctggttggttttggatgatgggttcagaaggtaatgggtcgtatggaatggtaaggagagaggttggatcttctgacctagagggttggttctgaagcaaattccagagaggtgcttcagtaggagaaggttgaaagaaggaagatcttggggaatgtggtggagaggtggtttgtgcggctggttgggtttcaggaataggagtgagaggatttgaagagtgttgaagtaaggcagaaattgggagtgcatcaaataaattcaaatcatcatcagaggtaagtgcaggcttacttgtatgtgctgatgatcgagtcactctggcaggagcttcagtccttctgacctctgcagcagctggttccacccgagtaggcttcaccacaattctgaccttcttctgcttcttctttggaggaccatcctcactatcatcaccatcatcatcagcaggcttgctcttcggtttcttgaccagagggacatcagattcctctgaggaatcttccagaaccatcttcctcttggttttcttctttggaggagaagaatactctggagctggtggaagtctgctgacaaaatcatcaaggtcaatctcgaatccttgagccctgaggtcttcaacatagcatctgatggcttcaggatggtctgcttgagtccacagagggtagttattcagaggcattcttcttcctctgatctcagaagatgtgtcttcatgagcaggagcaatcttcttctggattaagcccatcttcttcaaagagttggcagtgaagacgtcactgacaattgtgctcaagtcctctgtgcaaccagcattgatcaaatcttgcaccaagttgctttcaatgagaaagtctgagagcagcctcccaaaagggatatatttgattgcagacttgatggaggctgtggtgcgagacttccggatgcattccttcaaataggagaacaggaagtagggaaggcagatcttctccttgtcttgaatgaagaacagcatcgccttctggttgaagttgatgtagtctggagaactgccctttggtcgttgattgatgcagttgagcaggatcttgtgccagatcctgagtttggggtgaaggtccatcactttgtagctcgtcttgcccggtttgaaggtggtgtacagggccttgttgactatgtccttggttctgggtttcagcttcgattccgtcagtgagaaccgatacccatgagcagtttctgcacctagcagattcacgaatgacttctccgtgatgatgatcttcctacccagtatgtaagagaccacctgagtgtcatcacagtcggcgtgcttccagaattcctttaccagcttctcatacaccggtcctcgaagtcgattgaagtagtttccccaaccttgagcttggacttcaggacgaagatcaaacccatttgcagccaagttgtcgaggttgaatctccattctgcaaggacttggagttcctcaggaggaaatacacagtgaacggcacagccccgttctgcaataggaacaacctgctctggAGCATGAACtggttcttgtgccgggttctcagagccctgttgacccgttgccaaaccgactaccatatgagggaactgaggtgcatctgcagtagatcttctggtttgtctcaccattttgaagaggttgaaggtttgaggtagaagatgaagtttgaagaatgaggagagatcgagagagaaatcacgaaggaggcggttttgaaaaacagagagtgcgagagtgaaaaccggaagtgagagagaacgtgtgtgtatagtgggttttatcaaataaccgttgttgattcaaaaagcactttaagatcaacggttgaaaattaaagatagatagtaacagtaaaatacacaatcacacacaggagataagcatatctacacgcaatcataacagactgtcacacgggcacaaggaactatgcatcagaaattctgacgcacgtgttgttgtctcagcttcagagtcagtaccagtgggcacacacactctgattgagttaccttctggactagacatcttctgatcaagaagtatcatagtcagaggttctgatccatcttcactctggacaaaagtccatgcttagatttttcagaataaaattaaatctatcttcagctaagggctttgtaaagatatctgcccattgatggtcagtatcaacaaacttcagaagaagtacgcccttctgtacataatctctaataaaatgatactttacctcaatgtgctttgcccttgaatgcaagataggattcttactcaatgaaattgcagcagtgttatcacaatagattgggatattgctctcaaggatctgataatcctccagctgatgtttcatccagagcatctgagtgctgcatattgctgctgagatatattctgcctctgcagttgatagtgcaatggttgattgcctcttgcttgcccatgagactagattgcttcccagaaattgacaatttccagaagtactttttctctctgttctatctccagcataatcagcatcacaataacctgaaagcttatactctgatgttttcttatacatcaagccaaggttagtggtgcctttcagataccttaggatcctcttagcggcagttaagtgggtttcccttggatctgattggaaacgagcacataaatgaacactaaataatatgtctggcctagatgcagttaagtatagaagtgaacctatcatgccacgatagagcttctgacatactttaccacttatatcttctttttccagaatgcatgttggatgcattggagtcttggccactgtagattccaacatattgaacttcttcagaagttctttagtgtacttgctctgatggatatatgttccttctggtgtttgatcaacttgtattcccagaaagtactttaattctcccatcatactcatctcaaattcagcctgcatcatctcagaaaattctttgcatagagattgattagcagaaccaaatataatatcatcaacataaatttgcacaattaagatatcatccttataagtcttgcaaaagagagttgt
This portion of the Lotus japonicus ecotype B-129 chromosome 3, LjGifu_v1.2 genome encodes:
- the LOC130746319 gene encoding bidirectional sugar transporter SWEET15-like yields the protein MPFYLSFFLTLSAVMWFVYDVFLKDICIVIPNVLGFALGLLQMLLYAIYNDGAKEKVVITEEHALEQMENVVVMSPSGTCEVYMIPIINDVDDKGKEGEEEKEKSGEDKDCHA